TGATAACGAAGGCGTGATGGATGTGACGGACAAATGGAAACTGTCCCCCGACAAATTGCGGAAGGTAACGGACCCGAAAAGCTGGCATTTCAAAACCACCGAAGAACTTAAATCAGCCAAAAGTCTCATCGGCCAAGAACGTGCCGTCGAATCTATTTCTTTCGGCCTTGATGTTCCCAGCAGGGGTTATAACATTTTTGTGACGGGCTACCCGGGTAGCGGTCGCACCAGTTACGCGCTGGAGCGTTTGGGAGCGCGCGCGAAAACCACTCCTGCGCCCGACGATTGGGTTTACGTCTACAGCTTCGACGAGCCGGGGGAACCCCTGGCGATGCGGCTTTCAGCGGGACGCGGCAAGGACCTTTGTACATCGTTGGAGGAGCTGGTCAATGAACTCAAGGTCACTATCAGCAAAGCCTTCGAGAAAAGCCAGTACGAGGACGCCAAAGCCCAGTTCGTCAAGGTATTTCAGGAAAAAGCCGGAACGATTATGGACGAACTCAAAGCTTGGTCGGCGGAAAAGGGATTTTCCTTGAAACGAACACCTCAGGGGTTTGTCAACATTCCCTTGATCGAGGTCCAAGACGAAGAAGGCAAGACGGTGGTCCGCGAGATCCAACAGGAAGAATTTGAGGCTCTGAGCGACGAGAAGCAAAAGGCCTATCAGACCACCTCGGAAGAAGTCTCCCAAAAGACCCTGTTGTCCCTGCGACGCATCAGAGACATGGAAAAAGAACTGAAAGAGGAGATCGGCAAGCTGGAAGCCGAGATCTGCAGATCCGCCATCGAACCCTACCTTTCGGATATCCGGGAGAAGTACGCGGATAACGAAAAACTCTCCAAGTGGTTCGACCGACTGGCGGAGGACATTATCGAAAACTTCGGGGCTTTCGTCACGTCAGTTCGGGACGAGTCGGCTGAGGTGGACTTCAGCCGTTACGCGGGTAATTTGTTTGTCAGCAATGATCCGAAGGCTGGCGCGCCTGTTGTTTGGGAGACGAACCCCACATATTACAATCTGGCGGGAAAGGTCGAGTATGAGAGCCGGCAGGGCTATCTCTACACGGACTTTCGGCGCATCGTGGCCGGGGCCTTCCACAAGGCGAACGGCGGTTTCCTGGTTCTCGACGCCGAAAAGGTTTTGATGAACTTCATGTCATGGGAGGCCATCAAGCGCGTTTTACGGACAGGAGAGGCCAGCATCGAGAACTTGGGTGAGCAATACGGGGCCATTCCCGTTTCTTCCTTGCGCCCCACTCCAATCCAAATGGACCTAAAGGTCATCATGGTGGGAACCCCCTATATCTATGAGTTATTGCAACACTATGACCCCGAGTTCCAGAAGATTTTCAAGATCAAAGCGAGTTTTGACTTCGATATGCCGCGCAACAGGAAATCGGAGAGGGAAATGGCCTCCTTCGTAGTGAACGTGATCCGAGAGGAAAAATTGATGCCCTTCGATGCCTCTGCTGTTTCCGAAATTTTGGAGTGGTCCAGCCGTGCCGCCGACGACCAAGAGCTTTTGTCGGTCGAAGTGGGACGGATTCGGGAACTGATTGTAGAGTCTCACGCTTGGGCCAAAACGGAAAAGGCGGGGCAAGTTGGCGAAGATCACGTTCGTAAAGCCATTCGGCACAAAAAATACCGCTCCAGTCTCTACCAAGAGAAGCTCGTTCGCGCTTTCACCACCGGAGTCCTGCGAGTGGACACGGAAGGGGAGGTCGTGGGGCAGATCAATGGGCTCTCCGTTATTGACCTCACGGACTACCGTTTCGGGCACCCTTCGCGCATCACGGCCAATGTTTACATGGGTCAAGAAGGCGTGATCAACATCGAGCGGGAGGTGAAGATGACCGGCCCCATTCACAACAAAGGCCTAATGATCCTCTCCAGCTACCTGGGACGTATGTACGCGCAGGATATGCCTCTTTCCCTGTCGGCTCGCCTGACCTTCGAGCAAAATTATGGCGGCATCGAAGGCGACAGCGCTTCATCTACGGAGTTGTACTGCCTGCTCTCGGCTCTTTCCGGCCTGCCCTTGAAACAGGGCATTGCTGTCACGGGGTCCGTGGATCAATTTGGGAACGTGCAGCCCATCGGCGGCGTCAACGAGAAAATCGAGGGCTTTTTCGAGTGTTGCAAACTCAAGGGCTTTTCACCACGGGGCGATCAAGGTGTGATGATTCCCCGGCAAAATGTGAAGCATCTCATGCTGGATCACGAGGTCGTCGAGACCGTAAAGGAGGGGAAGTTCTCCATCTGGGCTGTGAGTACCATCGACGAAGGGATCGAAATCCTAACAGGAGTGAAAGCGGGGAAACCCAACAAGAAGGGGTTCACTTCGAACTCCGTGCACGCCAGAGCGAAAGCCCGTTTGAAAAAGCTGCTGGAAGATAACGCCAAATTACGCAAGGAACTGACGGGTGGTATGGACGTAGATAAGTACGAAGATAAAGATTCGGACGAAGTCTAAGGAATATAGTAAAATATAGAAAAATAAATATGGAGGTGTATGCGTAATGACAAATATGAATCCCACGATTTCTGTCTACGCCGCTCGTATCGAAGCTATGAACGCTTTTTTACGCAGAGTCCATCAATGGATGGCGGCGGGGTTGATTTTAACGGCCGTCACGGCTCATTGGATCGCGGCAAGCCCTTCGATGATTCGGGCAATCTATGGGTCAAGTGTTTGGTTAATTCTTGTAGTGGTAGAGTTGGCGTTGGTATTCGCGCTGAGTGGGTTGATCAATCGTATCAGCGCGACGACCGCTATGGGGATCTTCGTGGTTTACAGCATTTTGAATGGGGTGACGCTATCCGCCGTGCTTCTAGCCTACACAGGGGAGTCGGTATTCAGTGCCTTCCTGACGGCGGCGGGCATGTTCGGGGCCATGAGCGTCTATGGACTCTACACGAAACGCGATCTTTCCACTTGGCGCAGTCTTCTGGTCATGGGGCTCTGGGGGCTTCTCATCGCGCTGGTTGTCAATATGTTTCTGCGTAATGGAGTCGCCGATCTCGTCATTAGCTTCATAGGTGTGTTTGTCTTTCTCGGCTTGACCGCTTACGACACGCAGTACCTCCGGGATTTAGGCGGACAATTAGACCTGGAGGGCCAGGACGAGACCGGACGGAAACTGGCAATCATGGGGGCTCTACGTCTTTACCTTGACTTCGTCAACTTGTTCATTTATCTTCTGCGCATCTTCGGAAAACGACGTTAAAGAAACCTAAAGAGACAAGATAAAATCATCGTAAGATTATAGAAAACTAAATAAGAGTAGAAAACTAACG
This Synergistaceae bacterium DNA region includes the following protein-coding sequences:
- a CDS encoding Bax inhibitor-1/YccA family protein — encoded protein: MTNMNPTISVYAARIEAMNAFLRRVHQWMAAGLILTAVTAHWIAASPSMIRAIYGSSVWLILVVVELALVFALSGLINRISATTAMGIFVVYSILNGVTLSAVLLAYTGESVFSAFLTAAGMFGAMSVYGLYTKRDLSTWRSLLVMGLWGLLIALVVNMFLRNGVADLVISFIGVFVFLGLTAYDTQYLRDLGGQLDLEGQDETGRKLAIMGALRLYLDFVNLFIYLLRIFGKRR
- a CDS encoding AAA family ATPase, translated to MDVTDKWKLSPDKLRKVTDPKSWHFKTTEELKSAKSLIGQERAVESISFGLDVPSRGYNIFVTGYPGSGRTSYALERLGARAKTTPAPDDWVYVYSFDEPGEPLAMRLSAGRGKDLCTSLEELVNELKVTISKAFEKSQYEDAKAQFVKVFQEKAGTIMDELKAWSAEKGFSLKRTPQGFVNIPLIEVQDEEGKTVVREIQQEEFEALSDEKQKAYQTTSEEVSQKTLLSLRRIRDMEKELKEEIGKLEAEICRSAIEPYLSDIREKYADNEKLSKWFDRLAEDIIENFGAFVTSVRDESAEVDFSRYAGNLFVSNDPKAGAPVVWETNPTYYNLAGKVEYESRQGYLYTDFRRIVAGAFHKANGGFLVLDAEKVLMNFMSWEAIKRVLRTGEASIENLGEQYGAIPVSSLRPTPIQMDLKVIMVGTPYIYELLQHYDPEFQKIFKIKASFDFDMPRNRKSEREMASFVVNVIREEKLMPFDASAVSEILEWSSRAADDQELLSVEVGRIRELIVESHAWAKTEKAGQVGEDHVRKAIRHKKYRSSLYQEKLVRAFTTGVLRVDTEGEVVGQINGLSVIDLTDYRFGHPSRITANVYMGQEGVINIEREVKMTGPIHNKGLMILSSYLGRMYAQDMPLSLSARLTFEQNYGGIEGDSASSTELYCLLSALSGLPLKQGIAVTGSVDQFGNVQPIGGVNEKIEGFFECCKLKGFSPRGDQGVMIPRQNVKHLMLDHEVVETVKEGKFSIWAVSTIDEGIEILTGVKAGKPNKKGFTSNSVHARAKARLKKLLEDNAKLRKELTGGMDVDKYEDKDSDEV